In Janthinobacterium sp. B9-8, the genomic stretch GTAGGCGAAGATGTATTGATTACCGGCGCAGGCCCGATCGGCATTATGGCGGTGGCGATTGCCAAACACGTTGGTGCGCGCCATGTGGTGATCACCGACGTCAACGACTACCGCCTCGATCTAGCCCGTAAGATGGGTGCAACTCGCGCGGTCAACGTCTTAAAAGAAGATTTAAAAGACGTAATGAACGACTTAAAAATGACCGAAGGCTTTGACGTGGGTCTGGAAATGTCCGGCAACCCGCAAGCCTTTCGCACCATGCTGGAAACCATGCAACACGGTGGCAAAGTTGCGCTGCTAGGTATTCCACCGGCAGACACTGCCATCGACTGGAATCAGGTGATTTTCAAAGGGCTGGAAATCAAGGGCATTTACGGCCGTGAAATGTTCGAGACTTGGTACAAAATGGTCGCCCTCATCCAATCTGGCCTCGACATCACCCCGATTATCACTCATCACTTTCATGTGGATGAGTTTGAGCAGGGCTTTGAGGCCATGTTGTCAGGGCAAAGCGGTAAGGTGATTTTGAGCTGGGAATAAAGGCTCATTCTAGCTCAGCCCAAAGGGCCCGGAGACACTGGGCCCTCGTCATGCCAAACCCTGCTCAAATAAAAGCTTTAAAACAGCGCGCTCTAAATCTGTGTAAACCCGCCATCCACTGTCAGCTCTACACCATTCACATAGCGCGCATCATCCGATGCTAAAAACAATGCTGCAGCGGCGATATCTTCGGGCAGAGCCACATAGCCTAGCGGCACGACCTCTGCAGCGTAGCTAGCGAGCCCAGCAAGCTGCTCTGCATCCCATTTCAAGCCGTTTTCCATAATCGGTGTGCGGGTGAGACCTGGGCTAAGTGCATTCACCCGAATTTTGCGCCCTTTCAGATCATTAGCCCAAGAACGTGCAAACGAGCGCACTGCTGCCTTAGAGGCGTTATAAAGACTCAGGTTTTCCATGCCCTTATTGGCCACAATAGAGGCCGTCAGTACCACAGAGCCGCCATCTTTTAGCAGCGGCAACAGGGTTTGCACAGTAAAAAATACACCCTTTACATTGATATCAAACGTCTTAGCAAACTCCGCCTCAGCGGTCTCACCAAAGCGGTTGTATTCTGCAATGCCGGCATTGGCAAAGACGACGTCCAGCTGCTCACCCTGTTGCTCAATCGTGCTTTTCAGCTTTTGCAGCTCGCTCAACTCTGCCACATCCGACACCACGGCAATCGCCCTTTCCCCCAGCGCAGTGACAGCGGTATCCAGCGTTTTTGCCGACCGGCCCGTCACATAAACACGCCGTGCACCCTCATCAAGCAAGGCCTTAGCAATTGCAAAACCAATACCGGTTGAGCCACCGGTCACAACGGCCACCTGATTTTCAAATTTAGCTGACATGGTGTATTCCTATTTTTACTCAATTGTAAAAGGGTGCAACACGCCAGAATGGCAAGCTGCTTCTGCAAAGTTCTTTAGTTCGATAATTATCGAACAATTGAACTTTAGCATGCAGTATGCAACACTGCAAGCATGAGAACACCAGTCCACCCATCAAAAGAAGACCTCACCCTGACCAGAGTGCTGTATGCGCTCAGCGACCCCGCACGCCTTGCCATTGTGCAAAACCTTGCCAGCAATGGTGAACAAGCCTGTGGTGTATTGTGCCAGGACATGGCTAAATCTACCGCATCTC encodes the following:
- the tdh gene encoding L-threonine 3-dehydrogenase; this translates as MKALSKLEAAPGLTMNQVEKPAIGHNDLLIKIKKTAICGTDIHIWKWDDWAQKTIPVPMHVGHEYVGTVVEIGSEVQGFKIGDRVSGEGHITCGHCRNCRAGRRHLCRNTVGVGVNRPGAFAEYLVLPAFNAFPIPDDISDDLAAIFDPFGNAVHTALSFNMVGEDVLITGAGPIGIMAVAIAKHVGARHVVITDVNDYRLDLARKMGATRAVNVLKEDLKDVMNDLKMTEGFDVGLEMSGNPQAFRTMLETMQHGGKVALLGIPPADTAIDWNQVIFKGLEIKGIYGREMFETWYKMVALIQSGLDITPIITHHFHVDEFEQGFEAMLSGQSGKVILSWE
- a CDS encoding SDR family NAD(P)-dependent oxidoreductase, producing the protein MSAKFENQVAVVTGGSTGIGFAIAKALLDEGARRVYVTGRSAKTLDTAVTALGERAIAVVSDVAELSELQKLKSTIEQQGEQLDVVFANAGIAEYNRFGETAEAEFAKTFDINVKGVFFTVQTLLPLLKDGGSVVLTASIVANKGMENLSLYNASKAAVRSFARSWANDLKGRKIRVNALSPGLTRTPIMENGLKWDAEQLAGLASYAAEVVPLGYVALPEDIAAAALFLASDDARYVNGVELTVDGGFTQI
- a CDS encoding ArsR/SmtB family transcription factor; its protein translation is MRTPVHPSKEDLTLTRVLYALSDPARLAIVQNLASNGEQACGVLCQDMAKSTASHHFRVLREAGIIRMTADGTQFINSIRKEDLDSRFPSLLDAVLRSSTMA